atttttttctttataattaacaGTTATTAGTGCCTTTATCCTCTAAATTGCACTTCGTGCACTTTAGAGGAAGCAGCTCCAAAAAACACAAGTCTGACTGAGCCGATTGGGAAACCAACCAGGGCTTAAATAATCTGAATTAGATGCCTAAAACATAACAAACAAATGCAACGTAATCATACCACTATAACGTCCCATTAGCTTTACAACACCAATGCCATTCTCAATACTTTCAGCTTCAACATGTGCTGCATTGATGGCACGTTGAGCCTCCTCGACCGCAGTATCAAAACCAAACGATTTGTCAATAAcctaaagaaaaacaagacaATTCCACATGAAGTTTTCTCAAACATAGATAACCAACACTTCAGATGCATATAATAGTAAAACTATAGttctagaaaaacaaaataacataacatttgAAACAAGCGTACCGGGATGTCATTATCTATGGTTTTGGGAATTCCAGCAATTGCTACTTTCAGGCCCCGCCGTCTAACTTCCTGTACAATACCAACATCTGTTCAGAATCcttaattcatatattaaaagattGATTTCAGGTCAATCAGGACAGGCAGCTATACATTTTATGCTACCAAATTTCTTTTAGTAAAATCACATGCTCTTAACAATCCCTTGAAACTACCATGAAACTTGACCTACAAGAAAAGACTGCATTATATTTGCAAACTAGCATAGTTTAAGGAGTTAAGACTCTATTTAATTTGCACTTAAGGACCTGGGTCAACTTTGCCACTGAAACTACATCTACATAAGATATATACTATCATCATTGTGCTATTTATTGGAATAAAACGGAAAGGGCTCGAATATAAGAGCGGAAATATGCATAAATTACCAAAAATACAGTTCCCACCTTGGGCAAATAGAAGGGATGAATGTGAGACTTGTCAGTTGTACTACTTGGTGTTGAGATGATGACGGTCACCAACACCAACATCAGCTCAAATTAGGTGAATAAACACCATTACGtgactaaatattaaaagagGCACTAATTAGTTATTAAGGCTAGTTGATTAAGTTAATATAGGTTCACCCAGGTAGAAGTctattaaaacattataaatagaTTCACGTTTATGTGGTATACATTGTAAATCGATTGCATAATTATTAGagttttaatatgttttgttgaGTCAAGGCGTTAGAGTGTCTTTGTTAGCACACCATCCCTCTTAGTCAGAGAAGCGTGAAGGAGACATCCTTACAAGCAAGCAACAGAAAGGGAAATCACTATGAACCTTTATGGAGCGCTTTGGCAAGGTGGTGTTAAACATACGAAACATCCCAAGGTAGCCTTATACCACATGATCACCATTCTAAGACTAGGCTCCTTTGCTGACAGTTTGCGGAACAAACCCACAGCCGATCGAGAAGAATTAAGACATCTAGCAGCTATGTTCATGTAGTTAGAAGAACTTAAAAGACTTTTGCAACAAGGTCCAAGTCAAGACAACACCCATCAAGAAAAGGACATACGAAAAGGGCTTGAGGGGCCAATATATTGTGATAGACAAAAAGATCTCAACCACTAAAGAAAtggaaattttctttccttcattAGCCTCTCAATCACCTCTCGAGCCTAGGGCCAATGTACTACTTGGTGCTTATGTTGGTCATGACACCAACATCAGCTTATATTAGTGGAATAAACACCATTAAGcaacaaaatattcaataagGAACTAATCAGGTGTTTAGGCTATTGGATTGAATTAATCTAGGCTCATCCAAGCAAAAGTccattcaaatattataaataggtCCACATTTCTTAAGTATACACTATTCATTGATTGTGCATTTATtatgcttttaatatgatttggTGATTTGACTGttgaagtgttttttttttgtagaaataTCATTTCTCTCAATTAGAGAAATGCAAAGGAGACAAGCCGACACAGTCTGAGACCCGAAAACACATGCAAGCAAGCAAGCACAAGAGAGCAAGTTGAAGAAGGCATCTTGGTCTTATATGGCTATTTCAGTCCTTGTAAgaacatcattaattattaataatctaTGATTTTTCATTCGAAATTATTTTATCTGTACTATCTTCTCTTAATGTCATCAGCAAATAGAGTGAACATAAGTAAGTTTATGAGATGTCAACTAAGATTGAAAAAGCAAATTAAACTTGGAATGCCTAAGCATCCGCCTTCATTgaacaaaatcaagaaaatcAACAAATAAACCAAATAAAGTACACAAATATGCCACTCATAATCTTAAAAAGgtatatattaaacatatttctttttcaatgaaatgatattattatttttcttatcgtagataaaaaatagaaacattacATTTTTAAGAACTTTGAATTTCAATACCTACCTCATAAATCACAGTAGCTCCTCTCTGTGTACCATCTCCTCCAATAATATAAACCTGTAACAAGAATCAGAACAATGAAAACCCATGCAATGACAATAACCTACTCAGGTTTCAAGCACATCGATATAACTAAACTCTGAATTTGTAATAACGGCATTCATCGTCATTAGATACTTCATTATAATACAGTTGACACATGGTAAACCTGATTAATTCCTCGATCCTGGATGCTGTCAACTATCTTGCTGGTATCATGCCCCCCTCGTGACGTCCCAAGAATTGTACCTCCACGCTTATGGATGTCATTGACCACCTTAGGTGTTAAAGTAATGGTGTTCTTGGAATAAAAACCTCTATAACCTCCCTGTATAAAGTTTGGATACAATATAGTGGTGAAGACAATGGATCAATAAGTGTGACTGAGGTTAAaagaacaggaaaaaaaaatgtggatgGTAAATTGTCTCCATGAAACCCAAAAGTTTGTTCAGTCAAGTATATGTGGGAAATTCTCAATAAACACGTGCATTAATTTGCCAGAACTTGCAAAAACAATGACATGCACATATCTCATGTAAATACTACATCACACTTCGTATTCAATATGCTGTCTTTtgacaataataacaaaatgtaGGATTCCTTAAACTACCAGTTATTGAAAGGTTTCATAGCAGCTAGTCAGCTTACCATCGTTACTAATGTTTTATTCACATATGTTTATCATCATGGCAAGaagtatttaagaaaaaaggCTCATGATTTGTTTCATAAAGGTTCCaaactaaacaaaaagaaaaaaaaacaagttccAAACTGGTTCactaacaacaaaacaaaaattcccAAATCTAATGCAGTGAAGAAAAAACAACTATGAGAGAGAACTTGCTTGatacaaacattaaaatgatCACAAAGACAACTAGACGTGTCGAAAAACATATAATGACAGCTAGTTTGTATACACTTCCTGATAAACATttatggaagaagaaaatagaatgaATTAAGGAGATAAGCTGAATCTAACTTCTTGCTgagtttaaattaattcatgAAACCTTAACCTTTTTCTAAAGCCTTTTCTTTTAACTTCTCCATGAgcaattattaaataaacagAGTTTGGTATTTTTACCTAGAAAATGTTTAACAAAATCTCTCATAAGCTGGAAGCTAAACCAAACTGAGATTTAAGTCAAAAGTTGCAACTTAGACTACATTTAACTTTATCAAGAATGTCCCTAAAAGAGGAAAATAAGGAATAAATCCAAACCAAGAGTTTGTACGAAATCAGAGTCTGTTTGATTAATTGTCCAGTAAACTATCCATGCAATTTGATTTACAAGGATGAAATAAGATTTACAAACACAAAGAAGGGACAGAGAAGCACATCATAGCGGTGTAAGCTTTCTTACCTAATGCAAATCACAGGATATACAATCCACAGCAACAGATAATATGATGAACATACAACAAAAGAGAATTTTGTCACTCACATCTATGCCAAGGACTTTGTTAACACCATACATGTAAGAAAGACCACAGACAATTTCCCTTATGACAGTGTTGAGGCCAGGGCAAAGTCCGCCGCAAGTGACAATGCATGCGTGCACATCATCCGATCTAAAGTATACCTATTAGATTAGGTGTCGGTGAGTTGAAACGGAATAGATTATTCAttctaaaatattcttaatatatGCAAACAACCAAGTGAAATTACCTTTTGTCGAGGGCCTGCACGTCTAAAATGTACACCTCTTGGACCATCCTTGTGAACAACAACCTATCAAAAAGGCCAAATAAAAGCATAAACAACAATGCTTCTTGGTAATGCTGATGTACAATAAATAAATCCACGATTCCATTTATTTTCCATCTTCACCGTTGAAAAGAAAGAGGTTCATTCAGTGTTTTTGTTAATGATAATTGATCAAGTATCAGTAACCGATGTAAAGAGTTTCTTGTTCCGCCAACCATCGAACTGAGCGATAAACATTAATTCAATCGCAAAGTCGTTGTTGATACTTAATAGGCCAGGCAACGCAAAAATAATACATAGCAGAAGTGTTTAAGATGGATGAAACggagaaaaaaatgaacaaacagGTCGCCGTcgcaaataaaaacagatagaACCTTCTGAGGCACAGTGTCGTCCATATGCACGAAATACTGCCTGAAcaggtgaaaaaaaaatagcgAATCAAGGTTTCGAACAGAATACATTCCATTCTCAAATCACAATCACAGCACGAAGCAAGGCGATTCACTTACTTAACAACCGAGTAAGCAGGATTGGACCGAAGCGGATTCGGATAAGTCTGCAGAAAGCAAAAAAGCATTACACATACAAGCCGCGAGTTAATGCGTCAATGTGACGCAGTTCGCAAATGTAATCGAGTAAATCctagagagagagggagagagagataCGGGAAGATTTAGAATGTAATCGGTGAAATGAGGAACGTCTTCGAGAATGTAACCAGCGTCGCCATGGACGATCTTCAACTGCGAATCGGAATCGCTGGACGCCATTGTTCTTCCCTACGGAATCTTCGTTgtttatctgtttttttttttgcagatttTGTTTCGGACTGTGGAGTGGGCGAACGACGAAGTAAAAAGAGGTGGAAAGAgtgtgaaaagagaaagaacacTGAACTTGGTTGTGCGCGGATTTGTTTAGTTTCAACGAGAATCTAAGTCCTGACAGGTCACAATGGATATGAACCGTGCGTGTGTGCCATCATCGTGATCGTGGTGGAGATGGACGATCAAGATCGAATCTGATAGTAGTGAAGAGCTGAGAGTGCGCGAAAAGTGTTTCTGGAATCTAAAGACTCGGTTTTACCCAGATGCGGTGGTCGCAGAAAACTGGTGGCGCAGTTTTACCGGTTACTgttcaatttaaacaaaaataagttgTACGATCTCTGTGTTGAACTTCTTTTTTACTTGTAGGAGCGGTATTTATTGCTTTTGCAAGATTGTGTTATAACAAGTTAATTAAACCTGgatttgaagaaataaaaaaggaaagaagtaaagaccaagaaagtaaaaagttatGCTGTTGGAAATAAGAGAAAGAGGGTGAAAAATGTGATGAAAGTTTGTAATAAATATGACtgatgtaataaaataaatctaattaaatgttactttaaaaagtgatttttaaatgattctatttcaaaataaaataattaaaaaatgtaaattattaatttaatttaatatttatatttttatatttaataatgtaatatgttaaaataaagatgcatattttcaaatgtaatttatttaattttaattgaatttgattatttgattataagattgtgtttaatataaatataggttaaatatgtttttagtcccttggggtgattttggttttgatctctctttcaaaataggtacaatttagtcttttaactttagaaaattctggttttagtcaattttaccaaatttttttaactttagttgctgtttcaagcacgttctaaatgctataatgaaacttacttgaaatagcaaataaagttaaaaaatttggtaaaaatgactaaaaccagaattttcttcGTGACAAtgtaatgttaatttaaaaattagagtcATCTGATgactttttattgtattatttgatAGGTTTTGATAGCCAATTTTGTTCATAGTTTtgttgacaaatctcaatttagtcattcgttttaaaagtgtttgaaatgggtccccacttttaaaattttgggtCAAATTCGTCCCTTCCATTAAATATAACCAAATGGATTTAATTGTGTGCGTGCTAACGTGTTAAATCAGCTTTGACTCAAATGAACGTGGCCACTGCACGTGCCACCGTCGTTGCTCCCTGCACCACCACCGCCCCGACCTGATGACTCTAGTGAAGACTCAACGTCAACGATAGTCAATTTATTACTTGAGGGAAAACGAATGCGGAAgcttgaaaggaaaaaaagttgAGAAGACGTGACAATGACTGAACCAAGCGCcatatttatagaaattttttgaaaaactgcAACACATCATCATCGTTCAAAACCACCACGTTCAACAGCCCAGATCCGTGGATGTTACAACTGCCAGGAATGGACAATCCCCCTACTAATGACACATGTCTTTTCCCGCCCAAACGTTCCTACGTCATAGGTGAAAGGTCAGTAGTCCAACCCAAGGACCCAGACCTCTCTTCAAACCCTACAGCCACTACGTTGCTTAGGGCTTGGGGGGTTGTGTACCATAGGGACCGAGCGATATATGAAAGACGTCTGGACAACGTGTTCAGTACGGGCGCAACATCCGTCCACCAGGTCAACTTAAGGATACAGAAGTACGAGCCTATGGAGCAGATCTTGTTTAAGTCAGGTCGTCCAAGATAATCGACGCGAGCGCAACGCCCGGTTTATCAATGACATGTTACACTGTCTCAACCATAAGGTTAACGAAGGAACGACCGTGCTAGGTAAACCGTCCAACGCAGATCGAAAGGCATCGTTAAgacaaaattaagataaaacaCGATTAAGGGTATTGGGCCAACAATTGGACCGTGATTAAGGTTTTCTTAATCATAGGCCTATggcaaaaactaaaaatagaggtcaaaggtaaGGGGTAATAGGTTACATTTGCTGCGCATTTACTCTggttctctctctttctctctctatctttatAAGTGATTCATACACTGACTTGAATGTCAGAAaacctttggcaggtacccaGCTGAAACGTATTATGACGGAAAGATTACGGACCGAACATACAGAAGCATACGAAGAAATGGGAGGTGCGCCGAATATTCAAAAAAcaaattgtatagattttaatGTGGTCCGACCTCACTACCGAAACATATAGTATTTAGCTTCAAAAGTTTTGATTTGAAgagaaatatgaaagaaaagaaaggatctAGAAAGCAACATGATGGATAAGAGATACAAAAGTGAAAGTTCTAGTCCTGAAGAAGACAAAATTATTGTCTCTCTCTtccaaaaaaaagtaaaaatctcAAACTTCAAACATTTGAGGCGAgagatgaattaaaaaaaaagaaaaagagaaaaagtacaGGTGGAACGTTCCGAGTGGATACAACGACGTTAACACAACACGAGTCCGGTCCGcgtaataaaaatcattttttaaagttcCATTTGCGATTGCGCATCAACACCAAACGCTCCCTTAACCCACCCAACCCAAACCCCAAATCCGAAACCGTCCTATTCCACGTTCGAATCAGGGGCATCTCTGAACTGGAAAAATCAGATGCCAGCGATTTGAGCGATACACAGTGAAGAAGCTGCGTAGTGCGTTTCGCTCTTCCAAATGGCGGTTTCCGATAGTCCAAGCGGTGCCTCCACGCCGCCTCAACAGGAACAAGCCAACAAGTACGGTTTCACGAAGCCTCTCTCTCTCGCGGGTCCCACCGACGCTGATCTCCACCGTAACAACGAGTTGGAGAGGGTAAGTAGACTGTGATTCGTCTCATCTTCGATTGTTTAGGGCCCCGCGCCTTCGCATTCTCGCTTTCGTGTGAAACCTAAACctcaaatttgttttcttttgcttcaGTTCTTGCTCGATTCGGGGCTCTACGAGAGCAATGATGAGTCCGCCGCGAGGAAGGAGGTTCTTCACCGCCTCGATCAGGTTAACTGTCTCTTCGATCTCGCTTTTGTTGTTATTTGAGCGCGTTGATTACTGCGTCGGTGTTCTGTTTATTTGCCTGTTCAGCTTCTGTGAACAGTATTGTGGAATTTGTTTCATGTTGAGGAACATGATTTGAATTGAAACCTTTATGCTTGTCTAGGGTTCACCAGGGCTTTCGGATGGTGCCCTTTCTTTTTGTGATTGAGGTTTTTCACTGTCctttggttttgattttttGTAATGACCAAGTTAGCTTGCAATGTAGATTGTGAAGAGCTGGGTGAAGCAGTTGACGCGCCAACGTGGCTACACAGATCAGATGGTTGAGGATGCAAACGCAGTTATTTTCACTTTTGGTTCTTACCGACTTGGGGTGCGTATGACATTGTGAAAATATTCATACTTGTTTGGATTGTGGGGGTTTACATTAGAGGCTTGCTTTGTAGTAGTTTATGTCTGATAATTTATCCAGAGAATGCTTGTGTTGTTTAGATTCACCATAGAAATTAGCAAGTTATGAGTTGTCAGTAGAAGAAGGAAATTAAATCTTGAAGTAGAAAAAGATTCGAAGGAGAATTAATTTTATGAGCAGGAATGCATTTATTGTTATTAGGATCTGCGAATAGCTAAAAGTCCGAGAATGCTTAGTCTGGTGGATCCTCTATACTTAACTTTTTATAGCTGCTTAAAGAAAGAGATCCCTGATGATGTTAAACGTTTTCTGCTGAGATTATGTTAATGTACACGTTTAATTCTCCTCGACTCGGGAATGCTGTAGTTCCAAGCCTTTTGTTtgtaacaatattaatatttcaataatttgcAGGTTCATGGACCTGGAGTTGACATTGACACTTTGTGCATTGGTCCTTCTTATGTGAACCGAGAGGTGACACACTTCTGCTGGTTATTTCTCCTCAATTTAGTAAAATCCCTGACATTGGTTATATTTTAGCCAATTTCTCTCTTTTGCAGGAAgatttcttcatcattttgcatAACATTCTGGCTGAAATGGAAGAAGTTTCTGAACTTCAACCAGTTCCTGATGCACATGTTCCagtaatgaaattcaaattccaGGGAATATCTATAGATTTGCTGTATGCAAGTATATCACTTTTGGTTGTGCCAGAAGTAAGTTTGGTTATTCATTCATCAGGGTCTTTGTATCTTCTGAGTGCACACTTTCGTGGGggacaattttattaaaactgcATTCTCGTAGGTTGAGAATTTGAGATTTCCCTCACTTAAGCACACTGTCCTTCACAAATCTTTTACAGTTTAGACCAATCACGTGTCGTATATAAGTACTGCTATCTCTTTGTTGTTTATctttcttttgtgattttatcATGTTTGGTTTGGAGGTaggatttttgtctttttacCCACGTTCCACGGAGTACTATTGCAATTATATGGGGTagatgtttttgttgttttgatttgAGACGGAAGATATTATATTAGTATGCTGATTATTGACCTTCATGTAACATGTTAGTTTTGCTGAATGCACGTTTTTATTGTTGATCTAAATTTACTTGTGGTTTATTGACTTTGATACATTATATTCGTTAGGTTGGCAAACTGTATTGTATTTATAACCTGTCACCATGTATCCATTTCCTGTTTCCTTCTTGCATTCTAATTTTGTGTGTTTGATTGGGTGGAAAGCAAATAGGAAGGAAAGAAAACACAGATAAACACAGAGAACATGTTTCTTTCCATTGTACTTTCTCAGTCTTCCACCATAGAATCTAGTTTATTTAAACTTGCCTTTAATTTGATTCGGTTTTCTAACATACTTATCTACAGGACCTGGATATCTCTCATGGTTCAGTCCTGTATGATGTTGATGAACCAACTGTTCGAAGTCTTAATGGCTGCCGTGTGGCAGATCAAATTCTTAAACTTGTTCCAAATATTGAGGTTAATATATATGTTCTTTTGTTTGATTAAatgagatattatatttaatggtTGTTCATCTTATTAATTTGATAGTCCATTAACCCTTGATAATGATAGCACTTTCGAACTACACTGAGATGCTTGAAGTTTTGGGCTAAAAGACGTGGTGTTTATTCAAATGTAAGAGCTGCCCCGACATTCTTTGGTTGTATTTTATTTCAACACCAAtggtattttcttttataatgattttaaatacTGTTTTTTGGTGTGCTTAGGTTACTGGATTCCTTGGTGGTGTAAATTGGGCTATTTTAGTTGCTCGAATATGCCAGCTTTACCCTAATGCAATCCCTAGTATGTTGGTTTCCCGGTTCTTCAGGGTCTATACACAGTGGCGATGGCCAAACCCTGTAATGCTATGCTCTATAGAAGAGAATGAACTGGGATTCCCTATATGGGATCCTCGTAGAAATCCCCGAGATAGATTTCACACTATGCCAATAATTACTCCTGCATACCCTTGCATGAATTCAAGTTACAATGTCTCAGCAAGTACTCTTCGTGTCATGATGGAACAGTTCCGCTATGGCAATAAGATTTGTGATGTAAGATAAGTCTATTATTTCTTggtatattttatttgtgaCTGTCTTTATTTGATTGATACTTCTACTGTTAGGAAATTGACCTCAATAAAGCCCAGTGGAGCGCACTTTTTCAGCCTTATATCTTTTTTGAGGCGTACAAAAACTATTTACAAGTGGACATAGTTGCATCGGACACTGATGACTTACTAGCGTGGAAGGGCTGGGTAGAATCTCGATTGAGGCTGCTTACCCTAAAGGTACAGTCTTGTCATAGTTTAGTACAAGACTTTCCTGTATTGGGTTTAATTGAATTCTGTTCTCcgttgaa
This DNA window, taken from Vigna radiata var. radiata cultivar VC1973A chromosome 5, Vradiata_ver6, whole genome shotgun sequence, encodes the following:
- the LOC106761954 gene encoding nuclear poly(A) polymerase 4 isoform X3, whose translation is MAVSDSPSGASTPPQQEQANKYGFTKPLSLAGPTDADLHRNNELERFLLDSGLYESNDESAARKEVLHRLDQIVKSWVKQLTRQRGYTDQMVEDANAVIFTFGSYRLGVHGPGVDIDTLCIGPSYVNREEDFFIILHNILAEMEEVSELQPVPDAHVPVMKFKFQGISIDLLYASISLLVVPEDLDISHGSVLYDVDEPTVRSLNGCRVADQILKLVPNIEHFRTTLRCLKFWAKRRGVYSNVTGFLGGVNWAILVARICQLYPNAIPSMLVSRFFRVYTQWRWPNPVMLCSIEENELGFPIWDPRRNPRDRFHTMPIITPAYPCMNSSYNVSASTLRVMMEQFRYGNKICDEIDLNKAQWSALFQPYIFFEAYKNYLQVDIVASDTDDLLAWKGWVESRLRLLTLKIERDTNGMLQCHPYPHEYIDTSKPCAHSAFFMGLQRKEGVRGQEGQQFDIRGTVDEFRQEINMYIYWKPGMEIFVSHVRRKQLPAFVFPDGYKRTRMPRHISHPTEKTGDDATKCYSGSGPSERCTKRKSYPEMMEKKPDKPDKRASISPQRLESVSPESCTSKLGGTAQMSVDSMEGVWVAGSTAKYANSNCEIKSSDVLPGSGLSSVVADMQISEPGFVDTTHDMLKPRSVEVPNENGVVVGDKAQDLALDCLESEETESTNNFSNCKAGVVDMDQQLDKACNFITRDECSDYVPNASSQNLSCEGDVCVADPDQF
- the LOC106761954 gene encoding nuclear poly(A) polymerase 4 isoform X1, which encodes MAVSDSPSGASTPPQQEQANKYGFTKPLSLAGPTDADLHRNNELERFLLDSGLYESNDESAARKEVLHRLDQIVKSWVKQLTRQRGYTDQMVEDANAVIFTFGSYRLGVHGPGVDIDTLCIGPSYVNREEDFFIILHNILAEMEEVSELQPVPDAHVPVMKFKFQGISIDLLYASISLLVVPEDLDISHGSVLYDVDEPTVRSLNGCRVADQILKLVPNIEHFRTTLRCLKFWAKRRGVYSNVTGFLGGVNWAILVARICQLYPNAIPSMLVSRFFRVYTQWRWPNPVMLCSIEENELGFPIWDPRRNPRDRFHTMPIITPAYPCMNSSYNVSASTLRVMMEQFRYGNKICDEIDLNKAQWSALFQPYIFFEAYKNYLQVDIVASDTDDLLAWKGWVESRLRLLTLKIERDTNGMLQCHPYPHEYIDTSKPCAHSAFFMGLQRKEGVRGQEGQQFDIRGTVDEFRQEINMYIYWKPGMEIFVSHVRRKQLPAFVFPDGYKRTRMPRHISHPTEKTGDDATKCYSGSGPSERCTKRKSYPEMMEKKPDKPDKRASISPQRLESVSPESCTSKLGGTAQMSVDSMEGVWVAGSTAKYANSNCEIKSSDVLPGSGLSSVVADMQISEPGFVDTTHDMLKPRSVEVPNENGVVVGDKAQDLALDCLESEETESTNNFSNCKAGVVDMDQQLDKACNFITRDECSDYVPNASSQNLSCEPDFRLRSVVKLKMG
- the LOC106761954 gene encoding nuclear poly(A) polymerase 4 isoform X4, which produces MAVSDSPSGASTPPQQEQANKYGFTKPLSLAGPTDADLHRNNELERFLLDSGLYESNDESAARKEVLHRLDQIVKSWVKQLTRQRGYTDQMVEDANAVIFTFGSYRLGVHGPGVDIDTLCIGPSYVNREEDFFIILHNILAEMEEVSELQPVPDAHVPVMKFKFQGISIDLLYASISLLVVPEDLDISHGSVLYDVDEPTVRSLNGCRVADQILKLVPNIEHFRTTLRCLKFWAKRRGVYSNVTGFLGGVNWAILVARICQLYPNAIPSMLVSRFFRVYTQWRWPNPVMLCSIEENELGFPIWDPRRNPRDRFHTMPIITPAYPCMNSSYNVSASTLRVMMEQFRYGNKICDEIDLNKAQWSALFQPYIFFEAYKNYLQVDIVASDTDDLLAWKGWVESRLRLLTLKIERDTNGMLQCHPYPHEYIDTSKPCAHSAFFMGLQRKEGVRGQEGQQFDIRGTVDEFRQEINMYIYWKPGMEIFVSHVRRKQLPAFVFPDGYKRTRMPRHISHPTEKTGDDATKCYSGSGPSERCTKRKSYPEMMEKKPDKPDKRASISPQRLESVSPESCTSKLGGTAQMSVDSMEGVWVAGSTAKYANSNCEIKSSDVLPGSGLSSVVADMQISEPGFVDTTHDMLKPRSVEVPNENGVVVGDKAQDLALDCLESEETESTNNFSNCKAGVVDMDQQLDKACNFITRDECSDYVPNASSQNLSCEISDSEVL
- the LOC106761954 gene encoding nuclear poly(A) polymerase 4 isoform X5, yielding MAVSDSPSGASTPPQQEQANKYGFTKPLSLAGPTDADLHRNNELERFLLDSGLYESNDESAARKEVLHRLDQIVKSWVKQLTRQRGYTDQMVEDANAVIFTFGSYRLGVHGPGVDIDTLCIGPSYVNREEDFFIILHNILAEMEEVSELQPVPDAHVPVMKFKFQGISIDLLYASISLLVVPEDLDISHGSVLYDVDEPTVRSLNGCRVADQILKLVPNIEHFRTTLRCLKFWAKRRGVYSNVTGFLGGVNWAILVARICQLYPNAIPSMLVSRFFRVYTQWRWPNPVMLCSIEENELGFPIWDPRRNPRDRFHTMPIITPAYPCMNSSYNVSASTLRVMMEQFRYGNKICDEIDLNKAQWSALFQPYIFFEAYKNYLQVDIVASDTDDLLAWKGWVESRLRLLTLKIERDTNGMLQCHPYPHEYIDTSKPCAHSAFFMGLQRKEGVRGQEGQQFDIRGTVDEFRQEINMYIYWKPGMEIFVSHVRRKQLPAFVFPDGYKRTRMPRHISHPTEKTGDDATKCYSGSGPSERCTKRKSYPEMMEKKPDKPDKRASISPQRLESVSPESCTSKLGGTAQMSVDSMEGVWVAGSTAKYANSNCEIKSSDVLPGSGLSSVVADMQISEPGFVDTTHDMLKPRSVEVPNENGVVVGDKAQDLALDCLESEETESTNNFSNCKAGVVDMDQQLDKACNFITRDECSDYVPNASSQNLSCEVSYFV
- the LOC106761954 gene encoding nuclear poly(A) polymerase 4 isoform X7, producing the protein MAVSDSPSGASTPPQQEQANKYGFTKPLSLAGPTDADLHRNNELERFLLDSGLYESNDESAARKEVLHRLDQIVKSWVKQLTRQRGYTDQMVEDANAVIFTFGSYRLGVHGPGVDIDTLCIGPSYVNREEDFFIILHNILAEMEEVSELQPVPDAHVPVMKFKFQGISIDLLYASISLLVVPEDLDISHGSVLYDVDEPTVRSLNGCRVADQILKLVPNIEHFRTTLRCLKFWAKRRGVYSNVTGFLGGVNWAILVARICQLYPNAIPSMLVSRFFRVYTQWRWPNPVMLCSIEENELGFPIWDPRRNPRDRFHTMPIITPAYPCMNSSYNVSASTLRVMMEQFRYGNKICDEIDLNKAQWSALFQPYIFFEAYKNYLQVDIVASDTDDLLAWKGWVESRLRLLTLKIERDTNGMLQCHPYPHEYIDTSKPCAHSAFFMGLQRKEGVRGQEGQQFDIRGTVDEFRQEINMYIYWKPGMEIFVSHVRRKQLPAFVFPDGYKRTRMPRHISHPTEKTGDDATKCYSGSGPSERCTKRKSYPEMMEKKPDKPDKRASISPQRKWTKLCRS
- the LOC106761954 gene encoding nuclear poly(A) polymerase 4 isoform X2, with the translated sequence MAVSDSPSGASTPPQQEQANKYGFTKPLSLAGPTDADLHRNNELERFLLDSGLYESNDESAARKEVLHRLDQIVKSWVKQLTRQRGYTDQMVEDANAVIFTFGSYRLGVHGPGVDIDTLCIGPSYVNREEDFFIILHNILAEMEEVSELQPVPDAHVPVMKFKFQGISIDLLYASISLLVVPEDLDISHGSVLYDVDEPTVRSLNGCRVADQILKLVPNIEHFRTTLRCLKFWAKRRGVYSNVTGFLGGVNWAILVARICQLYPNAIPSMLVSRFFRVYTQWRWPNPVMLCSIEENELGFPIWDPRRNPRDRFHTMPIITPAYPCMNSSYNVSASTLRVMMEQFRYGNKICDEIDLNKAQWSALFQPYIFFEAYKNYLQVDIVASDTDDLLAWKGWVESRLRLLTLKIERDTNGMLQCHPYPHEYIDTSKPCAHSAFFMGLQRKEGVRGQEGQQFDIRGTVDEFRQEINMYIYWKPGMEIFVSHVRRKQLPAFVFPDGYKRTRMPRHISHPTEKTGDDATKCYSGSGPSERCTKRKSYPEMMEKKPDKPDKRASISPQRLESVSPESCTSKLGGTAQMSVDSMEGVWVAGSTAKYANSNCEIKSSDVLPGSGLSSVVADMQISEPGFVDTTHDMLKPRSVEVPNENGVVVGDKAQDLALDCLESEETESTNNFSNCKAGVVDMDQQLDKACNFITRDECSDYVPNASSQNLSCEVLHHYTCYVSSNCA